From a region of the Impatiens glandulifera chromosome 4, dImpGla2.1, whole genome shotgun sequence genome:
- the LOC124934898 gene encoding taxadiene 5-alpha hydroxylase-like codes for MSLILLIAITLFTAFIFSKLIRVRRESGLKNLPKGSLGWPVIGETFSFLQSQRKDRGPEWVKERVDKYGKVFKTSLMGSKTVVFVGLAGNKFVLGSDESVFVGKQPKTIAAMGGKSNIFSLTGSRYKLVKGAMLSFLKQENIQNYVGQMDDQVTSLLLNETKEVDILYIVPFMKNVTFEIACTILFGFQDLTIKNIFLDELKVVLEAIWSIPVNFPGTLYRRGLQSRTRLVNHLLPIIRKRKEDLAKGACLPSNDVLSSFAALRDGDEKPITDDEIVDNFITLIIASHDTSAILLSLMVLKMSRDKDIYNKILQEQMEVKKIKEEKGEKKLTWADMQKMKYTWRVAQEMMRIIPPVFGNFRMASKDICFDGFDIPKGWQVMWLSCATHMDENIFHNPKEFDPSRFDNPSRVIPPYAYIPFGGGMHTCIGNEFARVETLTTIHKLVTMFEWSPVHPNEEITRRPMPYPSMGLPVKIKPRMDN; via the exons ATGTCATTGATTCTCTTAATAGCCATTACTCTTTTCACAGCTTTCATTTTCTCAAAACTCATTAGGGTAAGGAGAGAAAGTGGTTTAAAAAATCTTCCCAAAGGGTCTCTTGGATGGCCTGTCATAGGAGAAACGTTTAGTTTTCTTCAATCCCAGAGGAAAGACCGAGGGCCCGAGTGGGTTAAAGAAAGAGTAGATAAATATGGGAAAGTGTTCAAGACATCATTGATGGGAAGCAAGACAGTGGTCTTTGTTGGCCTCGCAGGGAATAAATTCGTACTCGGATCTGATGAAAGTGTTTTTGTCGGTAAACAACCAAAGACTATAGCTGCTATGGGCGGAAAATCCAACATATTTTCACTTACAGGATCAAG ATACAAGTTAGTAAAAGGTGCAATGTTGAGCTTCTTGAAGCAAGAAAACATTCAAAACTATGTCGGACAAATGGATGATCAAGTCACTTCCTTGTTGCTCAATGAAACAAAAGAAGTTGACATCCTTTACATTGTCCCTTTCATGAAAAATGTCACGTTTGAAATTGCATGCACCATCCTCTTCGGCTTCCAAGACCTGACTATAAAGAATATATTCCTTGACGAGCTCAAGGTGGTCCTCGAGGCTATATGGTCTATTCCTGTGAACTTTCCAGGAACACTTTATAGGAGAGGCTTGCAATCGCGAACAAGGCTTGTTAATCATCTTCTTCCCATTATTAGGAAGCGTAAGGAGGATCTAGCCAAGGGGGCTTGTTTACCTTCAAATGATGTGTTGTCATCCTTTGCAGCTTTGAGAGATGGGGATGAGAAGCCTATTACTGACGACGAGATTGTGGACAACTTCATTACCTTGATAATAGCTAGTCATGATACTAGTGCAATTCTTTTGAGTCTCATGGTATTGAAGATGTCAAGAGACAAGGATATCTACAACAAAATCCTACAAG AGCAAATGGAAGTCaagaaaattaaagaagaaaaggGCGAGAAAAAACTAACATGGGCAGATATGCAAAAAATGAAGTATACTTGGAGAGTTGCTCAAGAGATGATGAGAATAATTCCTCCCGTGTTTGGTAACTTTAGAATGGCTAGCAAAGACATATGTTTCGATGGTTTCGACATACCAAAAGGGTGGCAG GTTATGTGGCTATCATGTGCCACACACATGGATGAGAATATCTTTCATAATCCTAAGGAATTTGACCCTAGTCGCTTTGACAACCCATCAAGAGTAATTCCACCTTATGCATATATTCCATTTGGAGGAGGAATGCACACTTGTATTGGAAACGAGTTTGCGAGAGTGGAGACACTCACAACAATCCACAAGTTGGTGACAATGTTCGAGTGGTCACCGGTTCACCCAAATGAAGAAATCACCCGTCGACCTATGCCATACCCCTCAATGGGCCTTCCGGTCAAGATCAAGCCAAGAATGGATAACTAA